cagtcaagtcagcccgcacggtttttttcagtacacgtatatactaggcattacggtacgagcgtgtaaaactgacttttaaaataagagcaaacttccggtgaacgtgatacgatgaaatacgcctttaaatacagatacagtaatagattaaactaatcatgaattttatgaatgatgaatagaaaacaataggaaggtaactcttccaatattgggacattttgattttgaatttcaaaataaaagatatagaaaatcCCATTCATGAGCAAACGTATCTCTAATTTCGGACTagatttagaagaaaatggtgcatagttaaaaactaatttcacttcTGATTCATAGTaaaccatctcaggatgtccctcagagacaatcaggacagtctgatgtttcatttcaagatgagagcctgtcaaaatctcctttctgagctgacttcaaataagttcacgagaccatttatggctaactttagataatatttaaaaaggaatggcccatagttatgaactcattccacttctgatgtATAGTAGACCAtcctttctgagctgacttcaaataagtTCACGAGGCAATTTATGTATCTTATTTCTGACATGGTGTCATCCTTATCGCCCTACTTAACCTTCTTCTTTGGAAACAGCAGCACCCACCACGCACAAACCAAGACTGGACTCAACGGGCAGAGGAGGATTCCTTCGAAGGGTGCAAAACATTGTGCATATAGACTTTCTGAAACCCTTTTCCGTGGTTAGACATCTGAACCATCTGTGGGTAAAAAGCTCTATCCATTgacttgaattattattatgaataagtgtctgttcattaaaataaataaatacttaagaCATTTAAGATTTTTCACatttcgtgttttttttccaatgaaatTCAAAAGTTTGATTTCCTTTCACATAGACCAACTCAAGTTGTCTCTTTCTTGAGCTAATTTAAAAACCATGCAAGTCAATTTACCTCTAATTTCAGATAAGATTTGAAAGGAAATTAGGGTAAATTACTATATAATTTCACTTCAGATTATGTTTTTTACCAAACAAAGGGACTCACCCATTAGATGGCTATACCACATTTGAACTTGATggtgtaatttcttttttcgGGGTTCTAAAATATTTCCCACATATgttctcattttttttaatactacgtaattaatatattttctcttttatttattaatctatttGAAACTCAAATGTATATGTCATAGtgtcaagttgtttttttcttagaattttctttatatattttattcgattaaatagtaatatttatattcaattcaattgttttcaattatcaatgtgctgttttctttaaatctcaATCTGAAATTAGACATAACTTGCTTCGTGAacttatttgaagtcagctcagaaaggagattttgacaggctctcatcttgaaatgaaacatcataatgtcctgattgtctctgagggacatcgtgagatggtctactatgaatcagaagtgaaattagtttttaactatgcaccattttcttctaaatctAGTCCGAAATTAGAGATACGTTTGCTCATGAATGGgattttctatatcttttattttgaaattcaaaatcaaaatgtcccaatattggaagagttaccttcctattgttttctattcatcattcataaaattcatgattagtttaatctattactgtatctgtatttaaaggcgtatttcatcgtatcacgttcaccggaagttagctcttattttgaagtcagttttacacgctcgtaccgtaatgcctagtatatacgtgtactgaaaaaaaccgtgcgggctgacttgactgtttttcgaagtggaggctggcttgaccgcagtGTTGGACACCTGTGCAGATTTCTCAGGCGGACTTTATAGAGAGAGAGGATAATATCAGTAGTGGTAATAACGTTACTGtagctcactgtgtgtgtgtgtgtgtgtgtgtgtgtgtgtgtgtgtgtgtgtgtgtgtgtgtgtgtgtgtgtgtgtgtgtgtgtgtgtgtgtgtgtgtgtgtgtgtgtgtgtgtgtgtgtgtgtgtgtgtgtgtgtgtgtgtgtgtgtgtgtgtgtgtgtgtgtgtgtgtgtgtgtgtgtgtgtgtgtgtgtgtgtgtgtgtgtgtagtgtgcaaAACGTGCTGGGTGGAGATATACAGTATTCACATTTGCATCATTATGCTTTTTCCTCCCTTACAGGCATGGATTGCAGAAGGTCTTCCGTTGTCCACCAGCAGTAATGAGGCGTGTAAACTATATGATGCCATCCTTACTCaggtaacaaacacacacacacgcacacacacactaatattgTCTGCAGACTTGGCTGTGTGAATGAAAGCTACATTTACAATTTATGACATGTCCTTTTTGTTTGCCTCCTAGTATGTGAAATGGCGGAATGATGAGACCGTGGGCGGGTTTGAAGGATGCTTTTCTGCTATCCAGGCAGCTGACCCTAACTTTGGTAAAAGGATGCGTGCTCGAacgttatttattcatttcatttatgcTTTTGCATACAATGGTATGTCCCGATGAGACACAGGAACTCAGGCAGCAGCAgagataaaacatttgaaaaaaaataacatattaAAGGAGACAACAGCGCACCAGTGTTTAAAGTTCAGTATAATAAAACAAGGTAACAGTGCTAAATATATCTACTGCTGAAATACCCTAATTAGAATGACTGACCTGAGATACCTTAAATAGACATTGACACGGTCAGATCCTTAAGGTGCTTCGAGGGAGCAACAATCAAGGTTATCGTCATCTCTCTTACTTCGGGGTCTTCAAACGTTAGGCACAACCTACTGAGCATAAATAAGTAATCAACGCACAAATAGAAAGGAGCTCGACCTGTAAACGAACGGCTAAACAAGCACTTTCCAAACAGACCTTTGGAAGTGTTATAAAACCGAAATGCACATAAAGCACAAGTGCAACTAATAACAATGCTAACTAACGACCCGCAATCAACATCCAGACAAAGGAGTTCCGTGAACTTGCATTGCTGGTTTTGACTATAACTGAAAATACGAGGTCAGGCCATTGAAATGTtgcataatgaaaacaaattgaGGTCGTAAGGTTTAAGTTGAATAACATTGTTACCAGAAATCATAGTCAATAGATCTGATTTAAACAACAGTTGTCTTTGGATGGAAAACAAAGCATTCGTCAAACAATATTTGGAATTATTAGTAACTTTGTAAGCATACACatcttttctgtagttgttgcTGTAGGATTAATGATGAAGTTGCCTCATGTACAGTAATTCATGACTGGAAAATCCAGTTTGATTTTccattacattttattcaagCGACTAACAGTCTGAGGGAAATTGATGTGCATTCGATTTTTGTCATATAATCTGTTAAATTGCAGTAAGAAAGTCTGGAAGGGAGGTCTAATGTCATCTGTTTTCCCTGTAGTCATGGGCCACGTGATCACTACGGGTCTGGAGCTGATGTCCACGGCGAGCTCCCCCCGTCTGAACGAGAGCCTGGCCAGCGCTGTGAGGCGGACAGTGGAGCTGGCCACCAGCCAGGTCCTCTCTCCTCGAGAGAGGCTCCACGTCAAGGCCATAGAGCACTATTCACATGGGTAAGGTCCACAGCCAGGTCCTCTCTCCTCGAGAGAGGCTCCACGTTACATATAAACTccaattaaaaaagtaatgcaGTGCAGTAGTGTCCTCTAAAAGTATTTTCCGTAATAATGCTCACACCACACACTGTATATTACCTATCGTTAAAAACCAAAAGGTTTGGAGATGAAGTATCGCACTGTGATTGGTGAATGGtatatacattaattaaaactatatattaaacAACAAATCATCTTACAATGTTGTGCAAGCATCTTTCAAAATAACATGTTTACTTGTTTGCTGCATTGAAAATATCACAAAGAGCATTTGACCATCCTCATATCTGATTGTTCAAGACGTGCCTATATGATGGGTTTTATTGCTCCGTTTTATTTATCTATAGAAAAATTGTAGACCTTTGGCCCAAAGGTGATCTTATGCAAGTTTTCTGACTGATAAATGTATTCTTTGTTTTTGAGAAAGTAGCCTTATTTAGCCTTTCTCCATCTCCCAATGGGCTCAGGCTTTGCCAAGATACTGCTCAACTGGTCTCTTAAAATACACAGTTATTTATTCAAGGCTTTGATGAGTAACCAAGCGATTCTAAGTAATATCAGACATTCAGCCCCCCCTTATAGCCCGCCTGGAATGATCTTTAGTTTTACACCCACGGTTCCGCTGCTGCAACCATTCAACTGTGAGATTGGCAGTCGAGTCAGGCTCCTAAGATGTTCAGGGTCACTCCTTAGACAAAGTTCAGCTAAATATACCCCAAATCACGTACCATTGTATGTTCTTAAACTATATACCAAACCATTGTAATACTTGACGCAGTTCAGCTGGCTCAATGCACTTACTGGAGTATATTCACATGGATATTCTGCATCGAGCTTCTTGAATATGGGATATATCTTTATGAAATAGTTTCAAGAGTGTGTATTTCAAAAGCTATGTGCTATTTTTCACCCCTTATATCAAACAAATGCCAGTATAATAATCTCACAAAAGATACATTTTCACTGTAAGCTACAGTGCAGCAAGTCAACGTTGGTAAACTTGTCTCAATTTGAACCCATGACGCCAGAGGACATTTCCTGTGAAAGAATTCAGTCTTTTTAAACTACAAGAATGTTTCTAAATTCCTCCGTTTCTGTCCCATGTGATACAGTCATATGCTTCAGATACACAACATTCATCTGTTTGTATTGTGTGCCAAAGCATCTTATGTCAATTTCACTCACAGTGCAGCAAGTAATATTCGGATTCTATCTGCAGTGTCCCATGGCATAGTATTATAAACTGTAATATTGAGGATGACAATTTTTGTTTCTCAATATTTTCTTCGAGGATACTGTTTAGCAAGGGCCTTTTTAATATCTTCCGTTCAGCACATagtattagattagattatatatgtattttattcatccccagggggaaatgtctTTGAAGccgcagcaaacatgtttacaatatatacaatacaatcaaaTAAAGTAGCAGCGCAAGACGTATtccatttaagaatttaaataataaaggaaatgcaaatgtgaaaataaaaacgaAAGTGGATACAGTGTATCTAATGAAAGTGTATTTAATGAAAGTGTATTGACGTGTCAGTGATTCTCATGGTACACCTTTTCCGTtgtcttccatccatccatccatccattttcaataccgcttatcctcattagggtcgcgggggcgctggagcctatcccagctgacatagggcgaaggcaggggacaccctggacaggccgccagtccatcgagggcacatgtagggacatattTACAGTCACTGGTTTTCCTTGCAGACGCTTTACGAAGGCCTGCGATGTATGGGAGTACATTCTGGTGGACCACCCCACTGATCTGCTGGCTCTCAAGTTTGCTCATGATGGTTACTTCTACGTTGGAGCCCAAGCCCACCTTCGGGACTCTGTGGCCCGGGTGCTGCCCCACTGGAAACCGCACACGCCTTTGTTCAGGTACAGAAGACTGCAGACATTACAAGCACTTTATAGGACTTTATAAtcatgcaaaaataaatcaatgtgttgGCCGAGTTCTATATGTAATGGGAGGGATGGTGGGCTTTAAAACACTTCAAACTTAGGGGatatgtatacatgcatgcatacacatatgcatacatgcatacatacaagcatgcatgcatacataaatgcatacatacatatatacatacataaatgcatgcatacatatatgcatgcatacatacatacatgcatatataaatgcatgcatatatatatatatatacatacatgcatacatatatacatgcatgcttAAAACTGTAGGGGgagaaacaaataaaaggtGTCTTTAAATGGATGTTTTCCATATCAACACCAATGTACATgtttatggcatactatataccattgcctttttaaaaaataattctgGCAAACTATACTGTGACTAAATGTCATGCTCTACTAAGACTtttgcatgacatttttatgacattCTCCACTGACACTTCTATGAAATACAATgctatgacattttaattacatttttatgacatttttaatcaCCTGTTtatgccattttttttattgcatttttaatgaaatacaatacaattactttattaacgacatttttatgttttgtgcAAAAAAGATATCAGTCATTGCAGATTTTTATAAATACTAGTTTCTAgagtagttaaaaaaaaacacattagttATGCATCCTTGTCTGCAACTACATTGTCTTTTTTGAGTTGTaggtgagggaaaaaaaggcatAAAATAAGAAGGAAAATATGCAGTTTTTACGTAGATCCATCACAGATTAAAGTCCCAGAGACGCATGCAAACACAGATCGCTTTGATGCTAATGTAGCGGTGTATTGCAGGGTGTGGCTGGTGAGCTCATGGGTATAAGCAAATTGTTTTCTACTGAGCAGCCAGCGAGTGTTTGACAAAGAGGCTGTTGAGCTGCTCTGTCCTGCGGAGGGTAATCTCTCACGTGGTGGGAAGCCTCGCTCCTCACCCTGCAATCACGCATGTCCTTCAGGGTTGAAAACTCTGAGCAAGTAcatttttccttccttccacaTCTTTCATTTAGCGACACATAGTCAAAGTACACGCTGTGTGGAGCCGGGTCACACGGAACCAACCAGATCcaattcatatttaaacatttgagGGTAACATCGATGTCCCGCAGCAATTATATCTCCAAGCTACGTCGTGTTTTACCGAGACGAATCCTCAACGTGCTGGCATTACCACAGCGACAATAAAAGCCCATATTGCGACTGAGCAGTCATTTTGACGGCAGTTATCAGCATAATCAAACGTTGATCATGTTgacttgttttaaattaaaaggcAAGTTGGGGTCATTTTCACTCTCAGGTATCCCCCGCAGTCGTCATTGTTGTTTGCGTGCGTTTGTTCCCTCAGCTATCTGAAAGGAATGTATTCCTTTGGGCTCCTGGAGACTCGCGCCTATGACCAGGCTGAGAAAGTAGCCATGGAGGTGAGATGTTCTCTCCCATTATAGTCTATTGTGAGCACTGTTGTCCTCGTTGAGGCTGGGCGGTCCCGGCTGTCTGGCTGCACTCGTTGTGTCACTTCAGCTCGGAAAGTCATTTGCTGTCGAACTCGAATAATAAGAAATGTGTAATGCATGCAAAGTACTTCTGTCATGACAGTCACTTGGGGAAACACAAGATAGTAATTTAGACTTGAGTTTGCTATTATTTTCGATTTTTGCTCTGGTGTAAGAAATGCAGCATTTCATTTAGTTCTGCATTTGcacttcttctcctcaccttttGGTCCAGGGCCTCGCTCTGACTCCGGATGATGCGTGGTCTGTTCACGCTGTCGCCCATGTTTATGAGATGAAAGCAGAGGTGGACAAAGGCTTGAAATTCATggaaagcagagagaaagactgGCAGGTACAACTTGTACTATTCCTTtccaagtgtgtgtttttatttatagagaGAGTACAGTTCTGTACAGCTTGTACTCCGAAATTCAATTACACACTGAAATAGCCCACGGATAAATATTTACACATTGTATTGTTTATTGTCAGGTGTCTGACGTGCTGGCCAGTCATAACTATTGGCATTGGGCTCTATACTTCATCGAGAAGGTAAATATTGTAATGAGTTTCGTCATCCGAGCGAATAGCTGGCAGTAAGAGTGTTTATGATATCCCTTCCCCTGGGTAATTTGAAGTCTGAAGTTGATTATACTGCGAGATTAATTTGTGTTTGCATCTGTGCCACACAATCTATCAACCCCTCTTATCGCTCAAGTCTGGAGTTGTTCCCgttcacctgtctcacctcctcctccttcctccacagGGGCAATACGAAGCCGCTCTGCAAATATTCGATTCTCAGGTTGGTTTGCGTCGACGCTTTCGCGGTATATATATCGGTCTGAGTGCATCCACACTGAGTCCTTTCGAGAGCCACAAATGCACCAACACACTGGGGAGTGGGACTAAAAGCAATGTGTTGTGCTTGTTGTGAGTCAAGAAGGCAAGTGTGTGCAAATGGAAGTCAAATCCATGTGACGGCACATTTTAGTGTCAACTGCCAGAGGTGATTATTGTTGTACTCCCCTCTAAAAATAGGCTAGACGAGAACATTTCACAATGTTTCTTCACGTTGTCATGAGTATAAAAGCAACAGAAATTACGACATCAAGTTAGATGAATGTCATGAATGTTTTAACCGCTCAAATAGGGGAGTTACCGCGAGGCGTAAAAGTGTCTTAAAAAATGCAGCATTCTGGAAAATGTCCCAGCCGTGTTCAAGGTGAATAAGTTCCCGTTTGTCCTGCGCCAGGTGTTCAGACGTTGCAAAACGACGGGATCTATGTTGGACACTGTGGACGCCAGTTCAATGCTCTGCAGGCTGGAAATGGAGGGTAAGATACGGGCTGACGTGGGGATTCACAAGGAAAACGCGGTCTGCTTTAATCAAATTGAAAAGGTAGTTTTATTCTTACCGTTCATCTAAAGAAAATACGACTTCTTGGACAAATTCTGGAAACGATCCGTGTCACTTCTTCAAAAATGATACCGATTGGCCTAATGAAGGTGTTGCAACGTTTGCTAATGTGTTGCTGCCAGTCTAATTTAAGACGGTACCGTCTTCTAATGAGgggacattgtgtgtgtgtgtgtgtgtgtgtgtgtgtgtgtgttggcccgCGTGTCAGGCGTGTGCGTGCAGGACCGCTGGCGAGAGCTGCTCCAGGTAACGCGGCCTCACACCGACGATCACGTGACCTTGTTTAACGACCTCCACTTCCTCATGGTGTCGCTGGGAGCCAAAGAGAGCGGGACGTCTCAGCGCCTGCTGGAGGGCCTCCAGGAATTGGCTAAGTAAGTTCCGCATCATTTCTTCTGCTCACTGCACAGCTCGACACTCTGTCATGCCTTACATAAGAGTCACACAGGCGAGGAGGCTGAGCGGAGGATGGCGAGGTAGAGAGCGCATGCTGGCCGTCTCAGAGACCGGAGTCTTCCCTCTGTAGCAGATGTACCAGCAGCTGCTGCCTCTGTGGAATTGTGGTTACAATGTGTTCTGGCATCCCGAGCATGAACATCCTGTGCTCTCCATTTTGTCGAGCGTGCAGCCCACAGAAAAAGCAACCACTTAAAACCAGTTTTTAAATGAACCCATTTTTCAGGGTTATGTAATATATCATACAAGTCACAATATGTTGGGTAGTGATGCACTTTCCGGggtttaaaagtacattttccaagtaagaaacagaaatgttctcctttGAATTATCAGGCAAGACTTGAGGATGTTTGAgctttgcatttatttaattccaTCACTCGCATGTTTACCGTGCCTTTTTATTACCGTGGTTTGGAAGGAAGGAATGCATGCACAGGTTAACATAATCCATATTTTTTTCCATGTTCACATAATTCCTCTTACAAACAGAGGCAGTGACTCTCAGAATTAGCTAATCCAGTATCCAGCAGCATGGACCAATTGGCCTCACAGTGAAGGGAATCCTGCTCAGATGTTAAGTGGAGTCATGCTTTAATAACTCCCGTCAGTCTGTAAAAGAAATAAACCAGCCTGGAGTTTTTCCCCTAGATTTTGATGTTAatgttttggggggggtttaAGTAGGAGATTACATCCATTGTTAAGCAACATTTACCTCCTCTATACAAATGGCAGGAGCCCCGTCGTATGAAGTAACTGTTCTCTCCCGAGTTCCCAATAGTCTGAAAAGCAgtttcttgtttgtttacaatcTCTAAAGGTTAAGGAttttccccacagagagccagGGGACAATCAACAGCATCAGCTGGCGAGGACGACCGGCGTGTCCATGTGTCAGGCCCTGATGGAGTACGACCAGGGCCACTACGATCGAACCGTGGAATTACTGTACCCTTTGCGCTACCGCGTGGTAAATATAGGGGGCAGTGATGCACAGGTAAGGTCCCAAGGAACGGGTCTCTGTGCTAAACTCAAAGCAACCAAGAAAGCGTGGAGgcttcactttctttctcctgAGATGACATTGATCATACTGCATTGAGACTTCTTGAAAAACAGAAACCCCTGTAGTTGTGAAATAGGCCAGAGGTGAAGAACACTCTGCATAAGAGCCAATGCCTGGCGGTGCATGAACATGCTCCATAGTGTGAGCATGTGGAGCACAGTGCACGGGCATATGAATAATGAATCTGATGGATGCCGATGGACTTTGTGTTGCATTTTATGTTCCATGCGTTCAGAGAACTATGCCCCAAGGTGCAAcagtgtatacatacatacagtacaacaCAAACGGGTAGAAAGACTTTATACCGTGTTGGAGCAGGGTTATGTTTACTAATGGTTTTGTCCACTGTCCTCAGAGGGATGTCTTCAATCAACTGCTTATTCATGCAGCCGTGAAATCGGAGAATAAGCACCATCAGAAACTGGGAAGGTAATGCACAACAGGGATTCCCAGCCAAACAGAATGCCTCAATCTTCTCCATTTTTCAGTCGCCatccatgtgtgtatgtgaaagtCTGCTAAGAGTTTATGGGAAAGgggaaacaataataataaagcccCTTTCACTCTTTGAAGCGCTGGATTTCATTATGATACAGTATAGATTCTGTCCACTCCAGTTTCCCTCAGTTGCCAGAAGACGAGCCGTATGCTCCCATTATGCAAACCACATCCAGTTGTCTGTACATGGTTTTCGGCTTTTATTATTGATCAGCTGGGCCTCtctgtacatctgtgtgtgtgtgtgtgtgtaaaagtgtatCCTGTTCTGTGTTCCTGCAGATGTCTGCTGATGGAGCGCGACGCCATGAGGCCGAACTCCCTCCTGACAGACCGCCTGATGCAGAGAGCGCTGGCTCTTCACAGCTAGACGGATCGCTCCACGTCCACGTCAGCGCCGCGGTCTGATGTTCTGCTTTAAGAAAGACCCGTTTACCAACCAGCGGAAATGTGGCACGGTTGCCATAACATCCAAACTTTTATACAGCACCTTTTCAATGTGGAGCTCGGTGCTCTTTTAGATGCAGATCTGTTAAGCTCTGTAAGTGAACACATTTATACTTCTAATCAAcatgttacatttaaatatacatgCGTTTGGAATAAAATCAATACAATAGCCACGTTCAAAAGTAAATATACACTTTGAATTTTGCATGTGATGCCTTTTGAGCAACACACTGAAGTGCACTCCACTTTTATACCTGGAGGCAAGCGCATGTTAAAATACGAAATGTATTCAATGTCGCAGTGATATagtagcaataaaaaaaaaaaagatgccctTGCACATGTCAGACGAGCCGAGCGGAGCACTGCAAGTTCTTTTCTTCCTGCCGCTTCCCCCCCGCGGCGGCCCGCTCTCACAACGCTGAGGTAATCTCATCTTGGATCTGAGAGACCAGGATCTGGGACAGCACGACGCCTGCAATCTAGAGGACAGTAGCAGCCACTTTAGATTGCACAACAGACTCTCTGTGACTGTACAGTTGGTGCCGAGCAGCTCAAGGTCCTCCGTGCTCTTTAGGCACAACGAGGAACAGTTGCAAAATGAGATTGTGTCACTTAAATTTACTGTATAGTCATATTAACTCTTTATAtactgcatacacacacatcccttcCGATGCAGCTCTTCACAACGTGTTTCTCTCAGCGAGGACATTCAGGGGCTCAATAATGAATGGTTTGATCTGAATGTGACATGTTATGCCGACAAATCCAGTAATAGTGTTTAGTTGAAATGTGCGAGACCGTAAAGAGAAACTCGTATTCAGATTTCCTGCACATCAAGGCACACTGGAATACTAGCGCAATTGTTTCGACAGGACTCGTGGGTAATTCACACGCTTCCCTCTTAGCAGAATCTTTGGGGACCCAACCAGCCAGATATGAGAGACCGATCAGGCAAAAGATCCAGTAGCAGAGCTACACGCTGTGGAGGAATGCAACGTGACAGCCACCGAATCATTTTGATAAGTAAGCGCGCTGATTATTTAGAGGCAGCATTTTGATAAGTGCTTATTTCATTTCATGGCCGATCACACATGTTTGACTTGAC
Above is a genomic segment from Cyclopterus lumpus isolate fCycLum1 chromosome 6, fCycLum1.pri, whole genome shotgun sequence containing:
- the ttc38 gene encoding tetratricopeptide repeat protein 38 isoform X2; this translates as MGHVITTGLELMSTASSPRLNESLASAVRRTVELATSQVLSPRERLHVKAIEHYSHGRFTKACDVWEYILVDHPTDLLALKFAHDGYFYVGAQAHLRDSVARVLPHWKPHTPLFSYLKGMYSFGLLETRAYDQAEKVAMEGLALTPDDAWSVHAVAHVYEMKAEVDKGLKFMESREKDWQVSDVLASHNYWHWALYFIEKGQYEAALQIFDSQVFRRCKTTGSMLDTVDASSMLCRLEMEGVCVQDRWRELLQVTRPHTDDHVTLFNDLHFLMVSLGAKESGTSQRLLEGLQELAKEPGDNQQHQLARTTGVSMCQALMEYDQGHYDRTVELLYPLRYRVVNIGGSDAQRDVFNQLLIHAAVKSENKHHQKLGRCLLMERDAMRPNSLLTDRLMQRALALHS
- the ttc38 gene encoding tetratricopeptide repeat protein 38 isoform X1; translated protein: MMASSFRDCKAWIAEGLPLSTSSNEACKLYDAILTQYVKWRNDETVGGFEGCFSAIQAADPNFVMGHVITTGLELMSTASSPRLNESLASAVRRTVELATSQVLSPRERLHVKAIEHYSHGRFTKACDVWEYILVDHPTDLLALKFAHDGYFYVGAQAHLRDSVARVLPHWKPHTPLFSYLKGMYSFGLLETRAYDQAEKVAMEGLALTPDDAWSVHAVAHVYEMKAEVDKGLKFMESREKDWQVSDVLASHNYWHWALYFIEKGQYEAALQIFDSQVFRRCKTTGSMLDTVDASSMLCRLEMEGVCVQDRWRELLQVTRPHTDDHVTLFNDLHFLMVSLGAKESGTSQRLLEGLQELAKEPGDNQQHQLARTTGVSMCQALMEYDQGHYDRTVELLYPLRYRVVNIGGSDAQRDVFNQLLIHAAVKSENKHHQKLGRCLLMERDAMRPNSLLTDRLMQRALALHS